The following proteins are co-located in the Streptomyces sp. NBC_01198 genome:
- a CDS encoding acyl-CoA dehydrogenase family protein yields MTAASTTRTAPTPAVPASDIADALKRVIEDTIAPRSAEIDRQGAFPADGIAALGRAGVLGLLSAADAGGAQASLAAAVQVIERLAGACSSTAMVVLMHFSAVAVVEAHGDQDVRRAIARGEHLTTLAFSEAGSRSHFWAPMGTAAQDGAGRVRLDAEKSWVTSAGHADSYVWSSRPLAAAGPMTLWHVPSDTPGLAVKGAFDGFGLRGNASSPVTAAAVQVPGSAMLGTDGQGLDIALATALPRFLVLNAAFCVGLCEALLEQAGGHLTRARLEHQEQSLVDLPSVRDAYARLRTRADTARAFLADTLTALDSGREDAMLRVLQVKAVAGEAAADVADGVMRLCGGAAFRRGLGVERRFRDALAARVMAPTTEALYDFTGRASLGMPLFEGAS; encoded by the coding sequence ATGACCGCTGCGTCCACCACCCGCACCGCTCCGACACCCGCCGTCCCGGCGAGCGACATCGCAGACGCGCTGAAGCGGGTGATCGAGGACACGATCGCCCCCCGGTCGGCGGAGATCGACCGGCAGGGTGCCTTTCCCGCCGACGGGATCGCGGCCCTGGGCCGCGCCGGCGTCCTTGGCCTGCTGAGCGCCGCGGACGCCGGTGGCGCCCAGGCCTCACTGGCCGCCGCGGTGCAGGTGATCGAGCGGCTGGCCGGGGCCTGCTCGTCGACCGCCATGGTGGTGCTCATGCACTTCTCGGCGGTGGCGGTGGTCGAGGCGCACGGCGACCAGGACGTGCGCCGGGCGATCGCCCGGGGCGAGCACCTGACCACGCTGGCCTTCTCCGAGGCCGGGTCCCGCAGCCACTTCTGGGCTCCGATGGGAACCGCCGCGCAGGACGGCGCCGGCCGGGTGCGCCTGGACGCCGAGAAGAGCTGGGTCACCTCGGCCGGCCACGCGGACAGTTACGTGTGGTCCAGCCGCCCGCTGGCCGCCGCCGGCCCCATGACCCTGTGGCACGTGCCGAGTGACACGCCCGGGCTCGCGGTCAAGGGGGCCTTCGACGGCTTCGGGCTGCGCGGCAACGCCTCCAGCCCCGTCACCGCCGCGGCCGTGCAGGTACCGGGCTCGGCGATGCTCGGCACGGACGGCCAGGGCCTGGACATCGCCCTGGCCACGGCGCTGCCCCGATTCCTCGTGCTGAACGCGGCGTTCTGCGTGGGTCTGTGCGAGGCGCTTCTCGAACAGGCCGGCGGCCACCTGACCCGGGCACGCCTTGAGCACCAGGAGCAGAGCCTGGTGGACCTGCCGTCGGTACGTGACGCCTACGCCAGGCTGCGCACCCGCGCCGACACCGCCCGGGCTTTCCTCGCTGACACCCTCACCGCGCTGGACAGCGGCCGCGAGGACGCCATGCTGCGCGTCCTGCAGGTCAAGGCGGTCGCCGGAGAGGCGGCCGCGGACGTCGCGGACGGGGTCATGCGGCTGTGCGGCGGCGCCGCCTTCCGCCGCGGACTGGGCGTCGAGCGCCGCTTCCGGGACGCGCTGGCGGCCCGGGTGATGGCCCCCACCACCGAGGCGCTGTACGACTTCACCGGCCGGGCCAGCCTGGGCATGCCGCTGTTCGAGGGGGCGTCGTGA
- a CDS encoding phosphate/phosphite/phosphonate ABC transporter substrate-binding protein: MTLLMGAVAYDPKVVAIWTGFRAWLTARGLPFDFVLYSHYERQVEDLVEGRIHAAWNSPLAWIRAERLAAAGGARLRPVVARDTDRDLRSLVVVRADAPYARLRDLKGQTVAVGAMDSPQATLIPLSLLRAEGLRPGEDVQVRGHETGVGLHGDHIGGERDAARALLSGQAAAACLLDANHLLFGQEGTLPPGSTRILAETAPYDHCVMAVNEAAPAALTERFGELLLGMSPTDPEVRRLFDLEGLNVWLPARTEGFPALEAAVGEVGFYDAAGRVTAEGYRP; the protein is encoded by the coding sequence GTGACCCTGCTGATGGGGGCCGTCGCCTACGACCCCAAGGTGGTCGCGATCTGGACCGGCTTCCGCGCCTGGCTGACCGCACGCGGGCTGCCGTTCGACTTCGTGCTGTACTCCCATTACGAGCGCCAGGTCGAGGACCTCGTCGAGGGCCGGATCCACGCGGCGTGGAACTCCCCGCTCGCCTGGATCCGCGCCGAGCGGCTGGCCGCGGCCGGCGGCGCGCGCCTGCGGCCGGTCGTGGCGCGGGACACCGACCGCGACCTGCGCTCCCTGGTGGTGGTGCGGGCCGACGCGCCCTACGCCCGGCTGCGCGACCTCAAGGGACAGACGGTGGCCGTCGGAGCCATGGACTCCCCGCAGGCCACCCTCATCCCGCTGTCGTTGCTGCGCGCCGAGGGACTGCGACCGGGGGAGGACGTCCAGGTGCGCGGCCACGAGACGGGCGTCGGCCTGCACGGCGACCACATCGGCGGCGAACGCGACGCCGCCCGGGCGCTGCTGTCCGGGCAGGCCGCGGCAGCCTGCCTCCTCGACGCGAACCATCTGCTGTTCGGCCAGGAAGGCACGCTGCCCCCCGGCAGCACCCGCATCCTCGCCGAGACCGCCCCGTACGACCACTGCGTCATGGCGGTCAACGAGGCCGCACCCGCGGCCCTCACCGAGCGCTTCGGCGAGCTGCTGCTCGGCATGTCGCCCACCGACCCCGAGGTGCGGCGGCTGTTCGACCTGGAGGGCCTCAACGTCTGGCTCCCCGCCCGGACCGAGGGTTTCCCGGCGCTGGAGGCCGCGGTCGGCGAGGTCGGTTTCTACGACGCGGCCGGCCGGGTGACCGCCGAGGGCTACCGGCCGTGA
- a CDS encoding ferritin-like domain-containing protein — protein MSAPAGAPAVVDLAGLPFDQGAHLLVRRALAGLQPGERLAVAGHDPALLAHLRAWCRTTGHRVHPGAEQGSPVRAVIVRGPAELDRWATALRAGGPSPLEIVRHPDPGWGLAARGALIEDGAPAPGFDLAERDLVWADVAPSLYAHAAAAQWDPATAVPWDTPFELAPAVEEAVVQVMTYLVENEQAALVLPARLLARIHPHFREVVQLLAVQAADEARHVEVFTRRALLKTGRMGTSSAGGRASLATLLAEPDFALASFLLSVLGEGGFLNLLSFLDRHAPDPVTRAVVRLAHQDEARHVAFGVAHLQHQTSVDPGLRGRLRGAVEHRHDVLRDTAGLNQDVLDALVVLAAGSWQPAAVARGHRQVGELLTAMDEGRQRRLIRLGFPADEAAELSALHTRNFM, from the coding sequence GTGAGCGCCCCGGCCGGCGCCCCGGCCGTCGTCGACCTGGCGGGCCTCCCCTTCGATCAGGGCGCCCACCTGCTGGTCCGGCGGGCGCTGGCTGGCCTGCAGCCAGGGGAGCGGCTGGCAGTGGCCGGCCACGATCCGGCGCTGCTGGCCCACCTGAGAGCCTGGTGCCGTACCACCGGCCACCGCGTGCACCCCGGGGCCGAACAGGGCTCCCCGGTGCGGGCGGTCATCGTCCGCGGCCCCGCCGAACTCGACCGCTGGGCCACCGCCTTGCGGGCCGGCGGTCCGTCGCCGCTGGAGATCGTCCGGCACCCGGACCCCGGATGGGGGCTGGCCGCCCGCGGAGCGCTCATCGAGGACGGCGCCCCCGCCCCCGGGTTCGACCTGGCAGAACGCGACCTGGTGTGGGCCGACGTCGCCCCCAGCCTGTACGCGCACGCGGCCGCCGCCCAGTGGGACCCGGCCACCGCGGTCCCCTGGGACACCCCCTTCGAACTGGCACCCGCCGTCGAGGAGGCGGTGGTGCAGGTGATGACCTACCTGGTGGAGAACGAGCAGGCGGCCCTGGTGCTGCCCGCCCGGCTGCTGGCGCGCATCCACCCGCACTTCCGCGAGGTCGTCCAGCTGCTCGCCGTCCAGGCCGCGGACGAGGCCCGCCACGTCGAGGTCTTCACCCGCCGGGCCCTGCTGAAGACCGGGCGGATGGGCACCTCCTCGGCCGGCGGCCGGGCCTCGCTCGCCACCCTGCTCGCCGAACCGGACTTCGCGCTGGCCTCGTTCCTGCTCTCCGTGCTGGGCGAAGGCGGCTTTCTCAACCTCCTGTCGTTCCTGGACCGTCACGCACCCGACCCGGTCACCCGTGCCGTGGTCCGCCTCGCCCACCAGGACGAGGCCCGCCATGTGGCCTTCGGCGTCGCCCACCTGCAGCACCAGACGTCCGTGGACCCCGGCCTGCGCGGCCGGCTGCGCGGCGCGGTCGAACACCGCCACGACGTGCTGCGCGACACCGCCGGGCTCAACCAGGACGTGCTCGACGCGCTCGTCGTGCTGGCCGCCGGCAGTTGGCAGCCGGCCGCCGTCGCTCGCGGTCACCGCCAGGTCGGGGAGCTGCTGACCGCGATGGACGAAGGA